One genomic segment of Ricinus communis isolate WT05 ecotype wild-type chromosome 5, ASM1957865v1, whole genome shotgun sequence includes these proteins:
- the LOC8277991 gene encoding uncharacterized protein LOC8277991: MAYVDFFISCKLMPFSSTFNSLVSLFIMLNTLPSFSLTTAQASHCRTFCGTIPINYPFGIDDGCGSPYYRHMLVCSDSGNLEFRTPSGRYQVHSISYSDPHIIVADPFMWNCQDGSHFRATRPFSLDTSTHFTLSSQNDYLFFNCSEENVIVEPKPIFCERFPDQCDSTCDSASYLCRHLPGCATALGGSSCCSYYPKATESLRLMLKYCASYTSIYWRNNGANSPYDQVPEYGIRIDFDIPVTTHCLECQDMTKGGGTCGFDTQSQNFLCLCNERNVTTYCKDHGTSRQHSRAGVIAGTLTGVSAAGALGIGAGMWYWKKVRAKAPVTCGVQSNENRLF, translated from the exons ATGGCTTATGTAGATTTCTTCATCTCCTGCAAACTCATGCCATTTTCTTCTACTTTTAACTCTTTAGTTTCCCTATTTATTATGCTTAATACTCTTCCATCTTTTAGCCTTACAACAGCTCAAGCCAGCCATTGCAGAACCTTTTGCGGCACTATTCCAATAAACTATCCTTTTGGTATTGACGATGGCTGTGGCAGTCCTTATTACAGGCACATGCTCGTTTGCTCTGATTCAGGCAATCTCGAGTTTCGAACGCCTTCCGGTAGATACCAAGTTCACAGCATCAGCTACTCCGATCCCCACATCATAGTCGCTGATCCATTCATGTGGAATTGCCAAGATGGCAGTCACTTCAGGGCAACTAGGCCTTTTAGCCTTGATACAAGTACACATTTTACGCTCTCCTCTCAAAATGACTACCTTTTCTTCAACTGTAGTGAAGAGAATGTGATCGTTGAGCCTAAGCCTATTTTTTGTGAAAGGTTCCCTGATCAGTGTGATTCCACATGCGATAGTGCAAGTTATCTTTGCAGGCACCTGCCAGGATGTGCTACTGCATTGGGTGGAAGTTCATGCTGCTCTTACTACCCGAAAGCAACCGAATCTTTAAGGCTTATGCTCAAATACTGTGCTAGTTATACAAGCATTTATTGGAGAAATAATGGTGCTAATTCTCCTTATGATCAGGTTCCTGAATATGGGATCAGGATCGATTTTGATATTCCTGTCACTACTCATTGCCTCGAATGTCAAGACATGACCAAAGGAGGTGGAACTTGTGGATTTGACACGCAGTCACAGAATTTCTTGTGTTTGTGTAACGAAAGAAATGTCACCACTTACTGTAAAG ATCATGGAACTTCTAGGCAACACAGCAGGGCTGGAGTCATTGCAG GAACGTTAACTGGAGTTTCAGCTGCTGGGGCCTTAGGAATTGGTGCTGGCATGTGGTACTGGAAGAAAGTAAGAGCTAAAGCACCAGTTACATGTGGGGTCCAAAGCAACGAGAATAGGCTTTTCTGA
- the LOC8277990 gene encoding putative pectate lyase 2 translates to MASPAPFRCLSCLLLYLALTSQAHAADYKPLSSYLPKNSKKLFNTVDSCWRTNPNWATNRHSLADCAVGFGKAAIGGKFGAIYVVTTPFDDPANPKPGTLRYGVIQTKPLWIIFAKDMVITLKNELIVNSFKTIDGRGAKVEISNGPCITIQGVSHVIIHGISIHDCKPGKSGMVRSSPTHVGQRSGSDGDAIVIFASSNVWIDHCYIAHGTDGLIDVIHASTGVTISNNYFADHDKVMLLGHNDGYSADKIMKVTIAFNHFGSGLIERMPRVRFGYAHVANNRYDEWKMYAIGGSADPTIFSEGNYFIAPDVYSSKQVTKREAKSGWKNWKWRSSKDVFMNGAYFLQSGYGSIIPPYSRTQSFPVAPGLLVPALTSDAGPLRCVTGKSCGYQ, encoded by the exons ATGGCCTCACCAGCCCCATTCCGTTGCCTTTCATGTCTTTTACTTTACCTTGCTTTAACCTCTCAAGCTCACGCAGCTGACTACAAGCCCTTGTCAAGTTATCTACCCAAAAACTCTAAGAAGCTCTTCAACACAGTAGACTCCTGCTGGCGCACCAACCCCAATTGGGCAACCAACCGCCACTCCTTGGCTGATTGCGCTGTGGGTTTTGGCAAAGCCGCCATTGGAGGGAAATTCGGGGCTATATACGTCGTGACCACTCCATTTGATGATCCAGCCAACCCCAAGCCAGGCACACTTAGATATGGTGTCATCCAAACAAAGCCTTTATGGATCATTTTTGCCAAGGACATGGTTATTACCCTTAAAAATGAGCTTATAGTGAACAGTTTTAAGACTATAGATGGACGAGGGGCTAAAGTAGAGATATCGAATGGACCCTGCATAACAATTCAAGGTGTTAGCCATGTCATTATACATGGAATAAGTATTCACGACTGCAAGCCAGGGAAATCAGGCATGGTTAGGAGCAGTCCTACACATGTTGGACAACGTAGCGGCTCTGATGGGGATGCCATTGTTATATTTGCTTCTTCCAATGTTTGGATTGACCATTGCTACATTGCTCACGGTACTGATGGTCTAATCGATGTGATCCATGCTTCAACTGGAGTTACCATCTCTAACAATTACTTTGCTGACCATGATAAG GTAATGCTGCTCGGGCACAATGACGGGTATTCTGCAGATAAGATTATGAAAGTAACAATAGCCTTCAACCACTTCGGCAGTGGACTTATTGAGAGGATGCCAAG GGTCAGATTTGGCTATGCCCACGTTGCCAACAACAGATATGATGAATGGAAAATGTATGCAATTGGTGGTAGTGCTGACCCAACCATCTTTAGTGAAGGGAACTACTTTATAGCTCCTGATGTTTATTCTTCAAAGCAG GTTACAAAGAGAGAAGCGAAAAGTGGTTGGAAGAATTGGAAATGGAGGTCTTCTAAAGATGTATTTATGAATGGTGCTTATTTTCTGCAATCCGGATACGGAAGTATAATTCCGCCTTATTCAAGAACTCAATCATTTCCTGTTGCTCCTGGATTATTGGTTCCTGCTTTAACATCTGACGCAGGTCCATTACGTTGCGTAACTGGTAAATCATGTGGATATCAGTAA
- the LOC8277989 gene encoding probable pectate lyase 16, whose product MAPPEFFFFFSSLIAMFALNLRAHADFYKPRPLSSYLPTNTETVFNTIDSCWRTESNWASNRQALADCAVGFGKATLGGKDGDIYVVTTPDDDPVDPKPGTLRYGVIQTEPLWIIFDQDMVITLENELMVNSFKTIDGRGSKIEIADGPCMTIEGVSHVIIHGISIHDCKPSKRGLVRSSASHVGERRGSDGDGIVVFASSNIWIDHCYLARCTDGLLDVIHASTAVTISNNYFSQHDKVMLLGHNDEYSADEVMKVTVVLNHFGPGLVQRMPRVRYGYAHVANNRYEEWEMYAIGGSANPTIFSECNYFMAPNDPNIKQVTKREVPGGWKNWKWRSSRDIFMNGAYFVQSGYGSCAPRYSRDQSFTVAPGTLVPALTSDAGPLTCSVGKAC is encoded by the exons ATGGCGCCAccagaatttttctttttcttttcttctctaatTGCAATGTTTGCTCTGAACTTGCGAGCTCATGCAGATTTTTACAAGCCCAGACCCTTATCAAGCTATCTTCCTACCAACACCGAGACTGTCTTCAACACCATAGATTCATGCTGGCGTACCGAGTCGAATTGGGCGAGCAATCGCCAAGCCTTGGCTGATTGTGCGGTGGGGTTCGGCAAAGCTACGTTGGGTGGGAAAGATGGGGACATCTACGTAGTCACCACCCCTGATGATGATCCTGTAGATCCTAAACCGGGCACACTTCGGTATGGTGTTATACAGACAGAGCCTCTTTGGATAATCTTCGATCAGGATATGGTTATTACACTCGAGAATGAGCTTATGGTGAATAGTTTTAAGACCATAGATGGGAGAGGGTCTAAAATAGAGATTGCAGACGGACCGTGCATGACAATTGAAGGTGTTAGCCATGTGATTATACATGGGATAAGCATTCATGATTGTAAGCCATCGAAGCGTGGCCTCGTTAGAAGTAGTGCTTCACATGTTGGGGAACGTCGAGGCTCTGATGGAGATGGGATTGTTGTTTTTGCATCTTCTAATATTTGGATTGACCACTGCTATCTTGCTAGATGCACTGATGGCCTCCTTGATGTGATTCATGCTTCAACTGCAGTCACCATATCTAACAACTACTTCTCCCAGCATGACAAG GTGATGCTGCTAGGGCACAATGATGAATACAGTGCAGATGAAGTAATGAAAGTTACAGTTGTCTTAAACCATTTTGGCCCTGGACTAGTCCAAAGAATGCCAAG GGTGAGGTATGGCTATGCCCATGTTGCCAACAATCGGTATGAAGAATGGGAAATGTATGCGATCGGTGGCAGCGCTAATCCTACTATTTTTAGCGAATGCAACTACTTTATGGCTCCAAACGATCCCAATATCAAACAAGTCACCAAGCGGGAGGTACCCGGAGGCTGGAAGAATTGGAAATGGAGGTCGtctagggatatatttatgaatggtGCTTACTTCGTTCAATCTGGTTATGGGAGTTGTGCACCACGTTATTCTCGAGATCAATCGTTTACAGTTGCTCCAGGAACTTTGGTTCCTGCTTTAACATCAGATGCGGGTCCTCTAACCTGCAGTGTAGGAAAAGCTTGCTGA
- the LOC8277988 gene encoding stigma-specific STIG1-like protein 1 — protein MKSSFKFFLLLAMLMAFAASVLSSTAPTEEETFLENDDGSTDDDTPWLNQDRETTLTSSLRGANRFLAQKTSQAVMTCDKYPRVCRAKGSPGPDCCKKKCVNVMTDGLNCGNCGKKCKYPEICCKGGCVNPMSNNKHCGGCNNKCKKGNKCVYGMCSYA, from the coding sequence ATGAAGTCTTCTTTTAAGTTCTTTCTTTTACTGGCCATGCTCATGGCTTTTGCTGCCTCTGTATTGTCATCCACCGCACCAACTGAGGAAGAAACTTTCCTCGAGAACGATGACGGTAGCACTGATGATGATACTCCTTGGCTAAATCAGGACCGAGAAACAACTTTAACATCTTCTTTGCGAGGAGCAAACCGCTTTCTTGCACAGAAAACTAGCCAAGCAGTGATGACTTGCGACAAATACCCTAGGGTTTGCCGTGCCAAGGGGAGCCCAGGGCCAGACTGCTGCAAGAAGAAATGTGTGAACGTAATGACAGACGGACTTAACTGCGGCAACTGTGGGAAGAAGTGCAAGTACCCTGAGATTTGCTGCAAAGGTGGGTGTGTGAATCCAATGTCCAACAACAAGCATTGTGGTGGTTGCAACAATAAGTGCAAGAAAGGGAACAAATGTGTTTATGGGATGTGCAGTTATGCATAG
- the LOC8277987 gene encoding stigma-specific STIG1-like protein 1, with the protein MAMESSRILFTLLVLVTTGINILSATTTNEKLQAKNENNDTNGELPLPRSDQEASYPLRHSRFLASNPRPAAMTCDRYPSVCGAKGSAGPYCCRKQCVNVMTDESNCGKCGKKCKYSETCCQGKCVNVSNDEKNCGKCNNRCKKGSSCAYGLCSYA; encoded by the coding sequence ATGGCCATGGAGTCATCAAGAATTTTATTCACCTTGCTAGTGCTTGTAACCACAGGCATCAACATTCTATCGGCAACAACAACCAACGAAAAGCTACAAGCTAAAAACGAAAATAATGACACCAATGGTGAACTCCCCTTGCCCAGAAGCGATCAAGAAGCATCATATCCCCTTAGACATAGCCGCTTCCTAGCCTCTAACCCACGCCCAGCAGCAATGACATGTGACAGGTACCCATCAGTTTGTGGTGCCAAGGGAAGTGCAGGACCCTACTGTTGCAGAAAACAGTGTGTTAATGTAATGACGGATGAATCGAACTGTGGGAAGTGCGGGAAGAAGTGCAAGTATTCAGAAACGTGCTGTCAAGGGAAGTGCGTGAACGTATCAAATGACGAGAAGAACTGTGGTAAGTGTAACAACAGGTGCAAGAAGGGAAGCTCATGTGCGTATGGCTTGTGTAGCTATGCTTAG
- the LOC8277986 gene encoding cytochrome b561 and DOMON domain-containing protein At5g35735 — MMSSHCLVMLTLIFPLTSISAQASTCNDGVSAVKILGRNHEREIGSSVESTKSQMNDSFPHGTENGAGTTNLGSWKGKSGSHHRHHFRNAHGILNIIGWGALLPTGVIVARYFKKVPLKCEEWYNLHTLCQTSGYIVGAVGWGVGLWLGNSSKQHTLKTHRILGIIIFTSATVQMLALCLQPKKDDDYRRYWEIYHQILGYALIAIIIANIFQGVHNQAHPEKWKWIYVGILVILGGVSLALEIFRWVKPRIKHQQMPFEINNTYTCT, encoded by the exons ATGATGAGTTCTCATTGCCTTGTAATGCTTACTCTGATCTTTCCTCTAACCTCTATCAGTGCGCAAGCCTCTACATGCAATGATGGAGTTTCTGCTGTCAAAATTCTTGGAAGAAATCATGAGAGGGAAATTGGCTCCAGTGTGGAAAGCACCAAGTCTCAGATGAATGATTCATTTCCTCATGGGACTGAGAATGGAGCGGGAACAACTAATCTTGGATCGTGGAAGGGGAAAAGTGGCTCGCATCATAGGCATCACTTCAGGAAT GCTCATGGGATTCTGAATATAATAGGCTGGGGAGCTTTATTGCCCACTGGAGTGATTGTTGCAAGATACTTCAAGAAAGTTCCTCTGAAATGCGAGGAATGGTACAATCTGCACACGCTCTGTCAAACATCAGGATACATCGTTGGAGCTGTCGGATGGGGTGTTGGTTTGTGGCTTGGAAATTCTTCCAAGCAGCACACGCTAAAAACACACAGGATTCTTGGTATCATTATATTCACATCTGCAACTGTACAG ATGCTTGCCCTTTGCTTGCAGCCAAAGAAAGATGACGATTACCGCAGGTACTGGGAAATATACCATCAAATTCTTGGGTATGCACTGATTGCTATAATAATCGCCAACATATTTCAAGGAGTTCATAATCAAGCTCATCCTGAGAAGTGGAAGTGGATATATGTGGGGATACTTGTAATTTTAGGTGGTGTTTCCCTAGCATTGGAAATTTTCAGATGGGTGAAGCCAAGAATTAAGCACCAGCAGATGCCATTTGAAATCAACAACACCTACACTTGCACATGA
- the LOC8277985 gene encoding pyridoxal phosphate homeostasis protein → MDNLEEQTKKVNPTAKQEQVVVVEPQSDMAAAMNGVAAAALRSVLQRVQQAAERSGRGAQQIRVVAVSKTKPVSLIHQVYDAGHRCFGENYVQELVEKAPQLPEDIEWHFIGNLQSNKVKPLLAAVPNLAVVESVDDQKIANHLDRAVGNLGRKPLKVLVQVNTSGEESKYGVEPAGCVELAKHVTQSCPNLEFCGLMTIGMLDYSSTPENFKTLANCRSEVCKTLGIPEEQCELSMGMSNDFEQAIEMGSTNVRIGSTIFGPREYPKKK, encoded by the exons ATGGACAATCTAGAGGAACAAACCAAGAAAGTTAATCCAACAGCAAAACAAGAACaagtggtggtggtggagcCACAATCTGACATGGCAGCCGCGATGAACGGAGTGGCAGCGGCGGCTCTCCGGTCAGTGCTTCAGCGGGTTCAGCAGGCAGCGGAGCGATCTGGTCGCGGGGCCCAGCAGATTAGAGTGGTGGCAGTTAGCAAGACGAAACCGGTGTCTTTAATCCACCAAGTGTATGATGCCGGTCATCGGTGTTTCGGGGAAAACTATGTTCAGGAGCTCGTTGAAAAAGCTCCTCAG CTTCCTGAGGACATAGAGTGGcattttattgggaatttacAGAGTAATAAGGTCAAACCTTTATTGG CTGCTGTACCAAATCTTGCTGTGGTAGAGAGTGTTGATGATCAAAAG ATTGCCAATCATCTTGATCGTGCAGTTGGAAATTTGGGGAGGAAACCTTTGAAGGTCTTGGTCCAAGTAAATACCAGTGGTGAAGAAT CAAAATATGGTGTTGAGCCTGCAGGGTGTGTGGAACTTGCAAAACATGTTACTCAGAGTTGCCCAAACCTTGAATTTTGCGGCCTAATGACAATAGGGATGCTTGACTATTCATCAACCCCTGAAAACTTCAAG ACATTAGCAAACTGCAGAAGTGAGGTTTGCAAGACCCTCGGTATACCAGAAGAACAGTGTGAGCTCTCAATGGGAATGTCTAATGACTTTGAGCAAGCT ATTGAAATGGGGAGTACCAATGTGAGAATTGGATCTACTATTTTTGGGCCTAGAGAATATCCcaagaagaaatga
- the LOC8277984 gene encoding uncharacterized protein LOC8277984 — MKGRGKQKGLKVILWLMGICTVGYILGPPLHWHLSDTLAVTLSSSSYCATCHCDCSSLPLLSLPRGLNNNSFTDCMKNDPEVSEEMEKSFKGLLSEEVGLKEAEALRDQQRADVALLEAKKMASQYQKDADKCNAGMGTCEEARESAESTLEAHLRLSAMWELRARQRGWKESMARSLLLK, encoded by the exons ATGAAAGGTAGGGGAAAGCAAAAGGGATTGAAGGTGATACTGTGGCTGATGGGGATATGTACTGTGGGTTACATATTAGGCCCTCCTCTCCACTGGCACCTCTCCGATACTTTAGCGGTCACTCTTTCCTCATCTTCGTATTGCGCTACATGCCACTGCGATTGCTCTTCTCTGCCCCTCCTCTCTCTCCCTCGCG GATTGAACAACAACTCTTTTACAG ACTGTATGAAGAATGACCCAGAGGTGAGCGAGGAGATGGAGAAAAGCTTTAAAGGTCTGTTGTCAGAGGAAGTGGGGCTGAAGGAAGCTGAAGCGTTAAGAGACCAACAGCGTGCAGATGTGGCGCTGTTGGAGGCTAAGAAAATGGCATCCCAGTATCAAAAGGATGCAGATAAGTGCAATGCAGGGATGGGGACTTGCGAGGAGGCAAGGGAAAGTGCTGAATCCACATTAGAAGCACATTTGAGACTTAGTGCAATGTGGGAACTCAGAGCTCGTCAGAGAGGATGGAAAGAGAGCATGGCTAGATCTCTGCTTCTTAAATGA
- the LOC8277983 gene encoding glycosyltransferase BC10 isoform X2: protein MTKKAPPVPPRHVIWLGWKLVIILSVSLCVFALLRLHFQSDHYSSPSSSSSSSSSSSFYRPRSRLSRANLEFHGPPKLAFLFLVRQDLPLDFLWGSFFENADVASFSIFIHSSPGFEFDESTTRSHFFYGRQLKNSIQVAWGESSMIEAERLLLSAALEDPANQRFVLLSDSCVPLYNFSYIYSYVMASPRSFVDSFLDTKEDRYNQKMSPIIQKHKWRKGSQWITLIRSHAEVIVDDEVIFPEFQKYCKRRLPLDASKGKLNAKLQKQNNCIPDEHYVQTLLSMAELEGELERRTLTYTVWNLSVTRMESKGWHPMTFTYGNAGPQKIREIKAINHVYYETEYRTEWCHTNSTSVPCFLFARKFSRGAAMRLLSEGVVSPFDASALLATNS, encoded by the exons ATGACGAAGAAGGCTCCACCGGTACCCCCGCGCCACGTCATCTGGTTGGGATGGAAGCTCGTCATCATCCTTTCTGTTTCCCTCTGTGTCTTCGCTCTTCTTAGGCTTCATTTCCAATCTGATCACTATtcctctccttcttcttcttcttcttcttcttcttcttcttctttttatcgTCCGAGATCTCGACTTTCTCGCGCTAACTTGGAGTTCCATGGACCTCCTAAGCttgctttcctttttctcgTCCGCCAAGACcttcctctagattttctCTGGGGCAGCTTCTTCGAG AATGCTGATGTGGCCAGTTTTTCGATTTTTATTCACTCCTCGCCGGGTTTTGAGTTCGACGAGTCAACTACTCGGTCTCATTTCTTTTACGGTCGCCAATTGAAGAATAGTATACAG GTAGCATGGGGAGAGTCGAGTATGATTGAAGCAGAGAGGCTGTTACTTTCAGCTGCCTTAGAGGATCCTGCTAATCAGAGATTTGTTCTCCTCTCTGACAG CTGTGTTCCCCTGTACAATTTTAGCTACATATACAGCTATGTGATGGCTTCTCCTAGGAGTTTTGTGGACAG CTTTCTTGATACTAAAGAAGATCGCTACAACCAGAAAATGTCGCCCATCATACAAAAGCATAAATGGCGAAAAGGATCCCAG TGGATCACCTTGATCCGAAGCCACGCAGAAGTGATTGTAGATGATGAGGTTATCTTTCCCGAGTTTCAGAAATATTGCAAG AGGCGACTACCTCTAGATGCCAGTAAAGGGAAGCTCAATGCT AAACTTCAAAAGCAGAATAACTGCATACCTGATGAACACTACGTGCAGACATTGCTTTCG ATGGCTGAGCTGGAAGGTGAACTTGAAAGAAGAACTTTGACCTATACTGTGTGGAATTTGTCTGTGACAAGAATGGAAAGTAAAGGTTGGCATCCTATGACATTCACTTATGGAAATGCAGGCCCTCAAAAGATTAGGGAAATAAAG GCCATCAATCATGTATACTATGAGACCGAGTACAGGACAGAGTGGTGCCATACTAACTCGACATCTGTTCCCTGTTTTCTATTTGCAAGGAAGTTCTCCCGGGGAGCTGCCATGCGGCTTTTGAGTGAGGGGGTGGTTAGTCCCTTCGATGCCTCAGCATTATTAGctacgaattcttaa
- the LOC8277983 gene encoding glycosyltransferase BC10 isoform X1 — protein sequence MTKKAPPVPPRHVIWLGWKLVIILSVSLCVFALLRLHFQSDHYSSPSSSSSSSSSSSFYRPRSRLSRANLEFHGPPKLAFLFLVRQDLPLDFLWGSFFENADVASFSIFIHSSPGFEFDESTTRSHFFYGRQLKNSIQVAWGESSMIEAERLLLSAALEDPANQRFVLLSDSCVPLYNFSYIYSYVMASPRSFVDSFLDTKEDRYNQKMSPIIQKHKWRKGSQVTCSASIYIIFRASLNKLHKKLKQDEWITLIRSHAEVIVDDEVIFPEFQKYCKRRLPLDASKGKLNAKLQKQNNCIPDEHYVQTLLSMAELEGELERRTLTYTVWNLSVTRMESKGWHPMTFTYGNAGPQKIREIKAINHVYYETEYRTEWCHTNSTSVPCFLFARKFSRGAAMRLLSEGVVSPFDASALLATNS from the exons ATGACGAAGAAGGCTCCACCGGTACCCCCGCGCCACGTCATCTGGTTGGGATGGAAGCTCGTCATCATCCTTTCTGTTTCCCTCTGTGTCTTCGCTCTTCTTAGGCTTCATTTCCAATCTGATCACTATtcctctccttcttcttcttcttcttcttcttcttcttcttctttttatcgTCCGAGATCTCGACTTTCTCGCGCTAACTTGGAGTTCCATGGACCTCCTAAGCttgctttcctttttctcgTCCGCCAAGACcttcctctagattttctCTGGGGCAGCTTCTTCGAG AATGCTGATGTGGCCAGTTTTTCGATTTTTATTCACTCCTCGCCGGGTTTTGAGTTCGACGAGTCAACTACTCGGTCTCATTTCTTTTACGGTCGCCAATTGAAGAATAGTATACAG GTAGCATGGGGAGAGTCGAGTATGATTGAAGCAGAGAGGCTGTTACTTTCAGCTGCCTTAGAGGATCCTGCTAATCAGAGATTTGTTCTCCTCTCTGACAG CTGTGTTCCCCTGTACAATTTTAGCTACATATACAGCTATGTGATGGCTTCTCCTAGGAGTTTTGTGGACAG CTTTCTTGATACTAAAGAAGATCGCTACAACCAGAAAATGTCGCCCATCATACAAAAGCATAAATGGCGAAAAGGATCCCAGGTTACATGCTCTGCTTCCATTTACATCATATTTAGAGCGTCACTGAATAAGTTGCACAAGAAGTTGAAGCAGGATGAG TGGATCACCTTGATCCGAAGCCACGCAGAAGTGATTGTAGATGATGAGGTTATCTTTCCCGAGTTTCAGAAATATTGCAAG AGGCGACTACCTCTAGATGCCAGTAAAGGGAAGCTCAATGCT AAACTTCAAAAGCAGAATAACTGCATACCTGATGAACACTACGTGCAGACATTGCTTTCG ATGGCTGAGCTGGAAGGTGAACTTGAAAGAAGAACTTTGACCTATACTGTGTGGAATTTGTCTGTGACAAGAATGGAAAGTAAAGGTTGGCATCCTATGACATTCACTTATGGAAATGCAGGCCCTCAAAAGATTAGGGAAATAAAG GCCATCAATCATGTATACTATGAGACCGAGTACAGGACAGAGTGGTGCCATACTAACTCGACATCTGTTCCCTGTTTTCTATTTGCAAGGAAGTTCTCCCGGGGAGCTGCCATGCGGCTTTTGAGTGAGGGGGTGGTTAGTCCCTTCGATGCCTCAGCATTATTAGctacgaattcttaa